The following proteins come from a genomic window of Flavobacteriaceae bacterium MAR_2010_188:
- a CDS encoding TonB-linked outer membrane protein, SusC/RagA family — MRAVINTLILFLFTLFSFAQTRTVTGTVTGAEDNIPIPGVNVIVQGTSRGVTTDFDGNYSIDVASGEVLEFSYLGYITQAVTIASQSNVDISFAADVQSLDEVVVIGYGTATKRDLTGSIVKIDGDVVADKPATNPVASLQGRVSGLSVVNSGRIGQEPDIRIRGTSSRYNTKPLFVVDGIFADDISYVNPNDIESIEVLKDASSLAIFGVRGANGVIIVTTKKAKAGRLTVNFNTSLGYKTMTGAPDLANASLFTELYNERLSNEGLAPFVYYDLYTADTDWVDQIANQAAFLQTDNLSIQSAGEKNKISFGLGYRTEEGLVKNENLTRVTMNVNDEFKVNDAIKIGINANGYKDKLPNQGGFGSALNATPIVSPRHRDSRPEYDGLYNQLPIEIGGAQIANPLLVANVLKNKNISERYRFVGSVFGEIKFFNDFTFRANYYGDYDTNRGRSYTPIVNIYTAESDEIVSFNGNQITRVNQSTGTTINFQQEYLLSYDKNFGNHDVQATLGYTTTETKFEGLSGSVQHDPSVGIIPNDPRYWYVGVFPYGDPSSKTSSSSQFSRATTSVLGRVLYNYNGTYLLNASYRLDATSQLAPNNREQDFWSLGAGWVITNESFLENSETLNLLKIKGSIGQLGNQFVPVNYPFYPGVDQGATALFGENVIPGYLQRFEENPNLQWETVRLWEVGVESGWFNNRLSLNANYYNRMTENLLVFVNIGTAQFFDNSGEIENKGFEFEGSWSDGSDSGDFNYSIGGNLTTITNEVLSTRENAAIFAGGENRSRTISGEPIGHFYGYVVDGIYQTNADIAENVPSTLGNYGLGDFKYRDVNNDGQITPDDRTVIGNPTPDFTYGFYTNVDYKNFYLNMDFQGVYGNEIYRDWGNGNSFAQFNYRADRADRWTQAGSSNWEPRLFDASQYNRFPSTYMIEDGSYFRIRNVQLGYKFNPESFQQIGIQQIKLFVNVQNLYTYKSNSGFTPEAGGSPISFGVDDGGYPVPIISTVGLVITF, encoded by the coding sequence ATGAGAGCAGTAATTAATACATTAATCCTTTTTCTGTTTACATTATTCTCGTTCGCTCAGACCCGCACGGTTACCGGTACTGTTACAGGGGCGGAAGATAATATTCCAATACCGGGAGTAAATGTTATTGTACAAGGAACCAGCCGGGGAGTCACCACCGATTTTGATGGTAATTACTCCATTGATGTGGCTTCAGGAGAGGTATTGGAGTTCAGCTATTTGGGATACATAACTCAGGCTGTTACCATCGCTTCACAATCGAATGTTGATATATCATTTGCTGCGGATGTCCAAAGTCTCGATGAAGTTGTAGTTATTGGTTATGGAACCGCAACCAAAAGAGATTTAACGGGATCTATCGTGAAGATAGATGGAGATGTAGTGGCAGATAAGCCCGCCACTAACCCAGTTGCTTCCCTACAAGGTCGGGTCTCTGGACTTTCTGTGGTAAACTCTGGAAGAATAGGCCAAGAGCCAGATATTAGAATTCGTGGTACCAGTAGTAGGTATAATACCAAACCTTTATTTGTGGTAGATGGTATTTTTGCCGATGATATTAGTTATGTAAACCCAAATGATATCGAATCCATTGAAGTATTGAAGGATGCATCCTCATTGGCCATCTTTGGTGTAAGGGGTGCAAATGGTGTTATTATAGTAACTACTAAAAAAGCAAAAGCAGGAAGGCTTACCGTAAATTTCAACACGAGTTTAGGCTACAAAACAATGACTGGTGCTCCAGACTTGGCGAACGCCTCATTATTCACTGAACTTTATAATGAGAGATTATCTAATGAAGGTCTAGCGCCATTTGTATATTACGACCTTTATACCGCTGATACTGATTGGGTCGACCAGATTGCCAATCAAGCTGCTTTTCTTCAAACTGATAACTTAAGCATCCAAAGCGCTGGAGAAAAAAATAAAATCTCTTTCGGATTAGGCTACAGAACTGAAGAGGGTTTGGTTAAAAATGAAAACCTTACTCGAGTTACGATGAACGTGAATGATGAGTTTAAAGTTAACGATGCTATCAAGATTGGAATCAACGCTAATGGTTATAAGGACAAGCTTCCAAACCAAGGGGGTTTTGGATCTGCACTCAACGCTACTCCAATCGTTTCACCGAGACACAGAGATTCACGACCAGAGTATGACGGTTTATATAATCAGTTGCCAATTGAGATTGGTGGTGCACAAATAGCCAATCCTCTGTTGGTAGCTAATGTTTTAAAAAACAAGAATATTTCTGAGCGTTATCGTTTTGTTGGAAGTGTATTCGGTGAAATAAAATTTTTCAATGATTTTACCTTCCGGGCAAATTACTATGGCGACTATGATACCAACAGAGGAAGATCTTATACCCCTATTGTAAATATTTATACAGCGGAATCCGATGAGATTGTTAGTTTCAATGGTAACCAAATCACCAGGGTTAATCAGAGCACCGGAACTACAATTAATTTTCAACAAGAATATTTACTTTCTTATGATAAAAACTTTGGAAACCATGATGTGCAGGCGACCTTGGGTTACACTACTACAGAAACTAAGTTTGAAGGTTTATCTGGTAGTGTTCAACATGATCCGAGTGTCGGTATAATTCCTAATGACCCAAGATATTGGTATGTGGGTGTTTTTCCTTATGGAGATCCTTCTTCTAAAACATCATCCTCATCTCAATTTAGTAGAGCCACTACTTCTGTTCTGGGAAGGGTCTTATATAATTATAATGGAACCTACCTTTTAAACGCCTCATATCGTTTGGATGCAACTTCACAACTTGCTCCTAACAATAGAGAACAGGATTTTTGGTCCTTAGGTGCGGGATGGGTTATTACTAACGAGAGTTTCTTAGAGAATTCTGAAACACTCAATTTATTGAAAATCAAAGGATCAATAGGACAGTTAGGAAATCAGTTTGTACCGGTAAACTATCCATTTTATCCAGGTGTTGACCAAGGTGCAACCGCATTATTCGGAGAAAACGTGATTCCTGGATATCTTCAACGATTTGAGGAAAATCCTAATCTACAATGGGAAACGGTAAGACTATGGGAAGTGGGGGTAGAAAGCGGATGGTTTAACAATCGTTTATCTCTTAACGCCAATTATTATAATCGTATGACGGAGAACTTGCTTGTATTTGTCAATATAGGGACAGCCCAGTTCTTTGATAATTCTGGTGAAATAGAAAACAAGGGATTTGAATTTGAAGGAAGTTGGTCTGATGGAAGTGATTCTGGAGATTTTAATTATTCCATAGGTGGTAACCTAACCACTATAACTAATGAGGTGCTTTCAACGCGTGAAAATGCTGCGATTTTTGCCGGTGGAGAGAACAGGTCGAGAACGATTTCGGGAGAACCTATAGGTCATTTCTACGGTTACGTGGTAGATGGTATTTATCAGACTAATGCTGATATTGCAGAAAATGTCCCTAGTACCTTAGGAAATTATGGACTAGGTGACTTTAAATATCGCGACGTTAATAATGACGGGCAGATTACGCCAGATGATAGAACCGTTATCGGTAACCCAACTCCAGATTTTACTTACGGTTTTTATACAAACGTAGATTATAAGAACTTCTATTTAAATATGGATTTTCAAGGTGTTTATGGCAACGAGATCTACCGTGATTGGGGAAATGGAAACTCTTTTGCACAATTTAACTATCGTGCCGACCGAGCGGACAGATGGACGCAGGCTGGAAGCTCTAACTGGGAGCCAAGATTATTTGACGCCTCACAATACAATAGGTTTCCATCTACTTATATGATCGAGGACGGAAGTTATTTCAGGATTAGAAATGTGCAGCTAGGTTATAAATTTAATCCTGAGAGTTTTCAGCAAATAGGTATACAACAAATTAAGTTATTTGTAAACGTTCAAAATTTATATACCTATAAGAGCAATTCCGGATTTACTCCTGAGGCTGGGGGATCTCCTATATCATTTGGAGTTGACGATGGCGGTTATCCCGTACCCATAATTTCTACCGTAGGTTTGGTTATAACATTTTAA
- a CDS encoding Phospholipase/Carboxylesterase gives MKIIKILLFAFLFSAINLSFGQNDNLYQKEIFIKNGDSLRYRIMYPEDFSKDKVYPMVLFLHGAGERGNDNESQLIHGSELFASLEARDSFPAIVIFPQCPNEGYWANVKVDRTTHPLTIEFPEDKPATKSMSLVMSLVKEYQKENYINSERIYLGGLSMGGMGTFEILERMPDTFASAFAICGGDNVDAISAYSDKTPLWIFHGAKDDVVDPQLSVDIVGELLKLGANPNFNLYANDNHNSWDSAFAEPGLLKWLFSKSKSE, from the coding sequence ATGAAAATAATTAAGATTTTATTATTCGCATTTCTATTTTCCGCAATTAACCTCAGCTTTGGTCAAAACGATAATTTATATCAAAAAGAGATTTTTATTAAGAACGGAGATTCTTTAAGATATAGAATTATGTACCCGGAAGACTTTTCGAAAGATAAGGTTTACCCCATGGTACTCTTTTTACACGGTGCTGGAGAAAGAGGAAATGATAATGAATCGCAGCTAATACATGGCAGTGAATTGTTCGCTTCCCTTGAGGCTAGAGATTCTTTTCCAGCAATCGTGATTTTTCCTCAATGCCCGAATGAAGGTTATTGGGCTAACGTTAAGGTGGACAGGACCACACATCCTCTCACTATCGAATTTCCAGAGGACAAACCTGCCACCAAGTCCATGTCTTTAGTAATGTCTTTAGTGAAGGAATATCAAAAGGAAAATTACATAAACAGTGAAAGAATATATTTAGGTGGACTATCGATGGGCGGTATGGGAACATTCGAAATTTTGGAAAGAATGCCAGACACCTTCGCAAGCGCATTTGCCATTTGCGGTGGGGATAATGTCGATGCTATTTCTGCATATTCGGATAAAACACCATTATGGATTTTCCATGGTGCAAAAGACGATGTTGTGGACCCACAACTTTCAGTTGATATCGTTGGAGAGCTCCTAAAATTAGGCGCGAATCCAAATTTCAACCTTTATGCAAACGATAATCATAATAGCTGGGATTCTGCCTTTGCAGAGCCAGGTTTACTAAAGTGGTTATTTTCAAAATCAAAATCGGAATAA
- a CDS encoding Concanavalin A-like lectin/glucanases superfamily protein, with product MKNFKILKSIPFILTLLILVFSGCQDMEEPPFSDYPLDGPVITVITPSPSGTTTIQSNTETGSITFAFKVEDDIAIANISVMVDGSEISNMSNFDDATTVEVDDLVYDNLTNGEHTFTIKATDSDGNVQTVSIPFLKIQSDPYLGLDGEIFYMPFEESYTDIVSFTEATVIGNPTFTEDAAVGASAYKGAEGSYLTFPTAGLLGEEFSASFWYNLNADPDRAGILVVGPEDVNNGSYPDVQNNRTSGFRFFREAGGDGQIFKLNVGNGTGDNWFDGGADASLAADSGWAHMAFTISADHVAVYINGQVVKEGDFGGISWEGTDLLSIMSGAPRFTEWGHMSDQSSMDDLRLFDKALTAEEVSDIMSMRSMSFNMQFDGNYTDTVSGISASVVGNPGFVDGVEGQAYDGTPGAYLTFPTEGLLSDQFSATMWYNLNAEPDRAGILVVGPEDTANAAYPDVQNKRTSGFRFFREANGTNQIFKLNVGTGDGESWFDGGAAASIPSTSTEWVHLAFTISETRVVVYINGEIVSEGDFNGISWEGSDLLSIMSGGPRFSEWGHGSDSSELDDLTFYNVVLTQEQIQDMLQ from the coding sequence ATGAAAAATTTTAAAATTTTAAAATCAATCCCATTTATACTGACCTTATTAATCTTGGTATTTAGTGGATGCCAAGATATGGAAGAGCCGCCATTTAGTGATTATCCATTAGATGGTCCGGTTATTACGGTCATAACTCCAAGTCCCAGTGGTACAACTACCATACAGTCAAATACTGAAACTGGATCAATAACTTTTGCTTTTAAGGTTGAAGATGATATTGCAATTGCAAATATTTCTGTAATGGTGGATGGTTCCGAAATATCAAACATGAGTAATTTTGATGATGCAACCACCGTAGAAGTCGATGATTTAGTGTATGATAATCTAACTAACGGAGAACATACTTTCACTATAAAGGCCACAGATTCCGATGGAAATGTTCAAACTGTATCTATTCCATTTTTAAAAATACAATCAGATCCTTACTTAGGACTAGACGGTGAGATTTTTTATATGCCGTTTGAAGAATCCTATACCGATATTGTATCTTTTACTGAGGCAACGGTAATTGGAAATCCAACATTCACTGAAGATGCAGCCGTAGGTGCCAGCGCTTATAAAGGAGCAGAAGGTTCTTATCTTACTTTCCCAACTGCGGGCTTGCTAGGTGAAGAATTTAGTGCCTCATTTTGGTATAATCTTAATGCTGATCCTGATAGAGCTGGAATTTTAGTTGTTGGTCCTGAAGATGTGAATAATGGAAGTTATCCAGATGTTCAAAACAATCGTACTAGTGGATTTAGATTCTTTCGTGAAGCAGGTGGTGATGGACAAATCTTTAAATTAAATGTTGGTAATGGCACAGGAGATAACTGGTTCGACGGTGGGGCAGATGCTTCATTAGCGGCCGATTCTGGTTGGGCTCATATGGCTTTCACTATTTCTGCAGACCACGTTGCTGTTTACATAAATGGTCAGGTTGTTAAAGAAGGAGACTTCGGAGGAATTAGCTGGGAAGGTACCGATTTGTTATCAATTATGTCTGGCGCCCCAAGATTTACCGAATGGGGACATATGTCTGACCAAAGTTCTATGGACGATCTAAGACTTTTTGATAAAGCTCTTACCGCTGAGGAAGTTTCGGATATTATGTCAATGAGAAGCATGTCTTTTAACATGCAATTCGATGGAAACTATACCGATACTGTTAGTGGTATTTCAGCCTCTGTAGTAGGAAATCCAGGATTTGTAGATGGGGTAGAGGGCCAAGCGTACGATGGTACTCCAGGTGCTTATCTAACTTTCCCCACTGAAGGATTACTTTCAGACCAATTCAGTGCGACTATGTGGTACAATCTCAATGCAGAACCAGACCGCGCAGGAATTTTGGTAGTAGGACCAGAAGATACGGCCAACGCAGCCTACCCGGACGTACAAAATAAACGTACAAGTGGATTCAGGTTTTTCCGTGAGGCAAATGGAACTAACCAAATATTTAAGTTGAATGTTGGAACTGGGGATGGTGAAAGTTGGTTTGACGGTGGTGCAGCGGCCAGTATACCTTCTACTTCAACTGAGTGGGTCCATTTAGCATTTACCATTTCTGAAACCAGGGTTGTTGTTTACATTAATGGAGAAATTGTAAGTGAAGGGGATTTTAATGGAATCAGCTGGGAAGGAAGTGATCTTCTTTCTATAATGTCTGGCGGTCCAAGATTTTCAGAATGGGGCCATGGATCAGATTCTAGTGAACTAGATGATTTAACGTTTTACAATGTTGTTCTTACTCAAGAACAAATTCAAGATATGCTTCAATAA
- a CDS encoding Starch-binding associating with outer membrane encodes MKNMKILKRISILSVMGLALLISCDDSFLDRLPEGEVANTDELGVGGQETAVFGLYSQLRRSAVGQWQRYWFGSIRSDDAAKGSTPGDGAADGTAFNDFDYVATNLLSTSWWNAHYEIIFASNEIINIIEETGTTDEGSLINAAEAKVMRGWMYFELRRDYGEVPIITATIDNPEDAIAPKATVADIDALIESDLTFAAQYLPLTWPNFPGRATSGFANSMLAKLYLYQENWQKSYDKSMEVINSGVYMLDPDLVNLFEIGGDNGVESIFEIQQLVTDNENFADNYFLSQGVRGAGVWDLGWGFNVPTQQLVDAFEAGDKRKNNTILYSGQDDNGFGSGTLPAVPPLPQPYWNKKAYTKQAVRNEFNMNFNRWENIKIVRYADIILMAAEAANELGMTSEAVDLVNQVRSRAGLGLISVTDQASVRAAIKQERRVELAMEEYRFYDLVRWGDAVSVLGSLGYEAKNALYPIPQEAIDQAGGVLVQNPNY; translated from the coding sequence ATGAAAAATATGAAGATTTTAAAAAGAATATCCATTTTATCCGTGATGGGTCTAGCCCTGCTAATATCATGTGATGATAGTTTTTTAGATCGGCTTCCAGAAGGGGAGGTAGCAAATACAGATGAATTAGGTGTTGGTGGACAGGAGACCGCGGTTTTTGGACTTTATTCACAACTGCGACGATCTGCTGTTGGGCAATGGCAACGATATTGGTTTGGGAGTATAAGATCTGACGATGCTGCAAAAGGTAGTACACCCGGTGACGGTGCTGCGGATGGCACGGCTTTTAATGACTTCGATTACGTCGCAACTAACCTATTAAGTACTTCTTGGTGGAATGCCCATTACGAAATTATTTTTGCAAGTAACGAAATAATCAATATTATCGAAGAGACTGGAACAACTGACGAAGGAAGTCTAATAAACGCCGCAGAAGCAAAAGTAATGAGAGGTTGGATGTATTTCGAGTTAAGAAGAGACTATGGTGAAGTCCCAATAATTACGGCTACTATCGATAATCCAGAAGATGCAATTGCTCCTAAAGCAACTGTCGCCGATATAGACGCATTAATTGAATCAGACCTTACTTTTGCTGCACAATATCTTCCTCTTACTTGGCCTAACTTCCCAGGAAGAGCTACTTCTGGTTTTGCAAATTCGATGTTGGCCAAGTTGTATTTATATCAAGAAAATTGGCAAAAATCCTATGATAAATCAATGGAGGTAATTAATTCTGGTGTGTATATGCTTGATCCAGATTTAGTGAATCTATTTGAAATTGGAGGAGATAATGGAGTCGAATCGATATTCGAGATTCAACAATTAGTTACGGATAATGAGAACTTTGCTGACAATTATTTTCTTTCTCAGGGTGTTAGAGGTGCAGGTGTATGGGATTTAGGATGGGGTTTTAATGTTCCTACCCAACAGCTAGTAGATGCATTTGAAGCTGGTGATAAAAGAAAAAATAATACAATACTCTATTCGGGTCAAGATGATAATGGTTTTGGCAGTGGCACATTGCCAGCGGTACCACCATTACCCCAACCTTATTGGAATAAAAAAGCCTATACAAAGCAGGCAGTCAGAAATGAGTTTAACATGAATTTCAATCGATGGGAGAATATTAAAATAGTCCGATACGCCGATATTATACTTATGGCGGCAGAAGCAGCCAACGAATTAGGTATGACTTCCGAAGCTGTAGATTTAGTTAATCAAGTAAGAAGTCGAGCAGGTTTAGGCTTGATATCAGTTACTGATCAAGCCTCGGTAAGAGCTGCAATCAAGCAGGAAAGACGGGTAGAACTGGCAATGGAAGAATACAGATTCTATGATTTAGTGAGATGGGGAGACGCTGTATCTGTTTTAGGTAGTCTTGGCTATGAAGCTAAGAACGCACTATATCCTATTCCGCAAGAGGCGATTGACCAAGCAGGAGGAGTATTGGTACAGAATCCAAATTATTAA
- a CDS encoding regulatory protein, luxR family, which yields MKFQKTIKLIFCLIVVQTASAQFTPPFKNYNLSNLNAGNQNWDVSRSDEGELYFANHKGLLEYDGLRWKLLQIPNKTTLRSVLAHKNRVYIGSYEEFGFWERDSKGILKYFSLSEGMSDKISSDEEIWQIIAFSDKIVFRSFRNLYIYDSSGKIVKKTPNSVVISCSVVNNRLLVATLTHGIYELTDSDYIEYYNSPELNGIKIISIIEKNDQLYLTTALNGSFYLSEKLTPDKSEINELIKQHQLNDFSTLENGNMIFGTIKNGVYVTDPKGKVLYNINKENGLANNTILSQFLDVDNRLWLGLDNGISSIDLENKVSFYNDVSGRLGAVYDVIKYQNTFYIGSNTGLFYLDTNGELQFIEGSQGQVWSLDELDDQLLCGHNNGTFLVKNKSLEPISNYTGGWTIKKVVDSPDRYVQGTYAGLIGFKNDGDNWQSKYLGKTTMPLKHIALEDDQTIWAAHTYKGIYKIKIEDSWDSIKSISDYGNTGIGSDYNVRVYKLKNAICFKTNEGWKKYEPLLDSIVSHDYLNKTLGKDSYIISEEFDENFVLKTSDDAISFRNFNKQEYFIIGSDFFDDRLIVGYENVSSIGDSLYALNLNDGFALIDKNLKIENSLSVPILQNIQINREYLKLGSQEEINLHFNDNLRLVLNSPKSFNYFLEYLLSESDDSKWTKVEGNEIYLTNLSAGQNNLKVRSNNQLGKYSEAKSILLTVSPPWYQDTAGYLLYLLVAIMLVLLFYFLHKRKIEKEQGLLKTALEEEQKEILNQKTLENEKRIVNLKNEALKNEVQLKSKQLANTAMALVRKNETLLEIKQDLVENKKGFDNFYSYKKLIKRVDNSISHKDEWEIFENNFNQVHEEFFEEIKLKHPNLNHKDLKVCAYIKMNLSSKEIAPLMNISVRGVETYRYRLKKKLDLENDISMSDYLINFE from the coding sequence ATGAAATTTCAAAAGACAATCAAACTTATATTCTGTCTGATTGTAGTACAAACCGCTTCAGCACAGTTTACACCTCCTTTTAAGAATTATAATTTATCCAACCTTAACGCCGGTAATCAAAATTGGGACGTATCCCGTAGTGATGAGGGTGAACTTTATTTTGCCAATCATAAGGGGCTCTTAGAATATGATGGATTAAGATGGAAACTCTTACAGATTCCCAATAAAACCACCTTACGTTCGGTTTTAGCGCATAAGAATCGTGTATACATTGGATCTTATGAAGAATTTGGTTTCTGGGAAAGAGATTCCAAAGGCATACTAAAGTACTTTTCTCTGAGCGAAGGAATGTCGGATAAAATATCTTCGGATGAGGAAATCTGGCAAATCATAGCTTTCAGTGATAAAATTGTATTCAGGTCATTTAGGAATCTCTATATCTATGATTCAAGCGGAAAAATTGTAAAGAAAACACCGAATTCCGTAGTTATTTCCTGTAGTGTGGTCAATAACAGATTACTTGTTGCCACTTTAACCCATGGCATATACGAGTTAACCGATTCAGACTATATTGAATACTACAATTCCCCTGAACTCAATGGCATCAAGATTATCTCGATTATCGAGAAGAACGATCAACTTTATCTTACTACAGCACTAAATGGCTCCTTCTATCTTTCAGAAAAGCTTACACCCGATAAGTCCGAAATTAATGAGCTCATTAAACAGCATCAGCTAAACGATTTTTCCACTCTAGAAAATGGAAACATGATTTTTGGGACCATTAAAAATGGAGTTTATGTAACTGACCCGAAAGGTAAAGTCCTCTATAATATCAATAAAGAAAACGGGCTGGCAAACAATACCATATTGAGTCAATTTTTAGATGTTGATAATCGATTATGGCTGGGTCTAGATAACGGTATTTCTTCCATAGATCTAGAGAATAAGGTTAGCTTCTACAATGATGTATCAGGTCGGCTCGGTGCAGTTTATGATGTAATCAAATATCAAAACACCTTTTATATTGGCAGTAATACCGGTTTGTTTTATTTGGACACAAACGGAGAATTGCAATTTATAGAAGGCTCTCAAGGGCAAGTATGGAGTTTAGATGAATTAGATGATCAGCTCCTTTGCGGTCATAATAATGGGACATTTTTAGTAAAGAACAAATCCTTAGAACCTATAAGTAATTATACTGGTGGTTGGACCATCAAAAAAGTTGTTGACTCTCCAGATAGATATGTCCAAGGAACCTACGCTGGGCTAATCGGTTTTAAGAACGACGGAGATAATTGGCAGTCCAAATATTTAGGTAAAACTACGATGCCTTTAAAACACATAGCGTTAGAAGACGATCAAACAATCTGGGCTGCACATACCTATAAAGGAATTTATAAAATTAAAATTGAAGATTCTTGGGATAGTATTAAATCGATATCAGATTATGGGAACACGGGTATAGGGAGCGATTATAATGTTAGGGTTTATAAACTTAAGAATGCCATATGTTTTAAAACCAATGAAGGTTGGAAAAAATATGAACCTCTCTTAGATAGTATAGTTTCGCATGATTATCTTAATAAAACATTGGGGAAAGACTCTTACATTATTTCAGAGGAGTTTGACGAAAATTTTGTGCTTAAGACATCTGACGATGCCATCTCCTTTAGAAACTTTAATAAACAGGAATACTTTATAATTGGCAGTGATTTCTTCGATGACCGACTTATAGTAGGATACGAGAATGTTTCTTCAATCGGGGATTCCTTATACGCTCTAAATCTTAACGACGGTTTTGCGCTGATAGATAAAAATCTAAAGATTGAAAACAGCCTAAGTGTACCCATACTTCAGAATATTCAGATTAATCGAGAATATTTGAAGCTTGGTTCTCAAGAGGAAATAAACTTACACTTTAATGATAATTTAAGGTTAGTACTTAACTCTCCAAAATCCTTTAATTACTTTCTTGAATATCTCTTGTCAGAAAGTGACGATTCTAAATGGACAAAGGTTGAAGGAAATGAGATTTATCTAACAAATCTATCTGCTGGACAGAATAACCTTAAGGTCCGTAGCAACAACCAACTTGGTAAGTATTCTGAAGCCAAATCAATACTTCTTACAGTTTCCCCGCCATGGTACCAAGATACTGCGGGCTACCTTCTTTATTTGTTAGTGGCAATAATGTTAGTCCTGCTCTTCTATTTTCTGCATAAACGCAAAATTGAAAAGGAGCAAGGGTTACTTAAAACTGCTCTAGAAGAAGAGCAGAAAGAAATATTGAATCAGAAAACCTTAGAAAATGAAAAAAGGATTGTAAACTTGAAGAATGAAGCTTTAAAGAATGAAGTTCAACTAAAGAGTAAGCAATTGGCTAATACTGCAATGGCATTGGTAAGAAAAAATGAAACCCTCTTGGAAATTAAACAGGATTTGGTAGAAAATAAGAAAGGATTCGATAATTTCTATTCTTATAAAAAATTGATCAAAAGGGTAGATAATTCAATATCACATAAAGATGAATGGGAAATCTTTGAGAATAATTTTAATCAAGTTCACGAAGAGTTTTTTGAAGAGATTAAATTGAAACATCCTAACTTAAACCATAAGGATCTTAAAGTTTGTGCCTACATCAAAATGAACTTATCGTCCAAAGAAATAGCACCGCTTATGAATATTTCGGTAAGAGGTGTTGAAACTTACAGATATCGCTTAAAAAAGAAGTTAGATTTAGAAAATGACATTTCTATGTCCGATTATTTGATAAATTTCGAATAA